Within the Planctomycetota bacterium genome, the region CGTGCATCTGGCGCTGGGTCGGCGACGAGTGGTCGAAGTTGCCGACGAGGCAGATGCCGATGCCGAGTTCGTTGAAGCGGTTGTCGGCGGTTTTGGCGTGGGCGCCGTGCTTCTGCTTGCGCCAGCGTGGGCCGACTTCGACGGCACCGTCGGGCGTGTCGGTGCCGTTACCGATGACGAAGTGGTAGCCGAGTTCGTCCCAGCCGTTGCCGCGGTGGAGTTTGTCGAACTCGCGAGCGCCGCCGTCGGGCGTTGCGGAGTGATGGATGACGATGTACTTCCACGGCCGGGATCGGACGGCCGGGTGCCAGGTGTAGGGCACGCGGAGTTCGGCCGGCTCGATGTCTGCGTCGGGCAGCGGTGCCGATTCCCCGCCGTGGTGGTGGGCGTGACCGTCGTGATGATGGTGGTGCGGATGATCGTGTGCGTGCTCTTCGGGCAGCAGCGGACCGCCGAGGCCGCCGTCACCGCCGGTGGCGTAGCGGGACTTCTGCTGACAGCCGACGAGCGACGTCAGGACAAGGGCGGCGAAGAGCGCGAGTGTGGAGGTGCGGGACATCCGTCTCCCAACGGTTGGAATCGCCAGGCGCGTCGGAGCCGGGCGGCGTGATTGGCTGCCGGCCCCATCCGTGGGTTCAGCCCGCGTATTAGAACGCACCGGCCTGCCGTTGCAAGCAGGCGGCGACGGGGATCGCCTGCGACACGTCATTTCGTGGGGCTCGCATCGGCGT harbors:
- a CDS encoding peptidoglycan recognition family protein → MSRTSTLALFAALVLTSLVGCQQKSRYATGGDGGLGGPLLPEEHAHDHPHHHHHDGHAHHHGGESAPLPDADIEPAELRVPYTWHPAVRSRPWKYIVIHHSATPDGGAREFDKLHRGNGWDELGYHFVIGNGTDTPDGAVEVGPRWRKQKHGAHAKTADNRFNELGIGICLVGNFDHSSPTQRQMHALTVLSAHLMQQYRIPPGRLIGHGDTSATACPGEALHARLPALRRAASNLSRQASVAAAR